Proteins encoded by one window of Panicum virgatum strain AP13 chromosome 7N, P.virgatum_v5, whole genome shotgun sequence:
- the LOC120682615 gene encoding 3-oxoacyl-[acyl-carrier-protein] reductase 4-like codes for MATAAAAAAAAAVSSPAAPRAAATARRGFVTFGGGASRSSPALRPGRGLSGVRTHVAAVEQAVAKDATKLDAPVVVVTGASRGIGKAVALALGKARCKVLVNYARSSKEAEDVAKAIEAAGGEAITFGGDVSKEADVESMMKAALNKWGTIDVLVNNAGITRDTLLMRMKKSQWQDVIDLNLTGVFLCTQAATKIMMKKKKGRIINMASVVGLTGNVGQANYSAAKSGVIGFTKTVAREYASRNVIVNAIAPGYIASDMTAELGEDLLSKLVTTIPLGRLGEPEEVAGLVEFLALDPAASYITGQVITIDGGMVM; via the exons atggccaccgccgccgctgccgccgcagcagcagcagtctcctccccggccgccccgcgcgccgcggccaccgcccgCCGGGGATTCGTCACGTTCGGCGGGGGCGCCTCCCGCTCCTCGCCCGCGCTGCGGCCCGGCCGCGGGCTCTCCG GAGTGCGAACCCATGTTGCAGCTGTTGAACAAGCCGTTGCAAAAGATGCTACCAAGCTGGATGCACCAGTTGTTGTTGTTACAGGTGCCTCCAGAGGGATTGGAAAGGCTGTTGCTTTAGCCCTTGGAAAAGCAAGGTGCAAG GTTCTGGTGAACTATGCCCGGTCATCAAAAGAGGCTGAAGATGTTGCCAAAGCG ATTGAAGCGGCTGGTGGTGAGGCCATTACATTTGGAGGAGATGTTTCAAAAGAAGCTGATGTAGAATCTATGATGAAAGCA GCTCTGAATAAATGGGGAACAATAGATGTGCTGGTAAACAATGCAG GGATTACACGAGACACATTATTGATGAGGATGAAGAAATCTCAGTGGCAAGATGTAATTGATCTGAACCTTACAGGTGTCTTTCTGTGCACACAG GCTGCTACTAAAATAatgatgaagaaaaaaaag GGAAGAATTATCAACATGGCATCAGTTGTTGGTCTTACTGGCAATGTTGGCCAAGCTAATTATAGTGCAGCCAAGTCTGGTGTTATTGGCTTCACAAAAACCGTTGCCAGGGAATATGCAAGCAGAAATGTCATC GTCAATGCTATTGCACCAGGGTACATTGCATCTGATATGACTGCCGAACTTGGGGAAGATCTTTTGAGTAAACTTGTGACAACCATTCCATTAG GGAGATTAGGCGAACCAGAGGAAGTTGCAGGGTTAGTCGAATTTTTGGCCCTTGATCCTGCGGCTAGCTATATCACCGGACAG GTAATTACCATTGACGGAGGGATGGTAATGTAA
- the LOC120681042 gene encoding indole-2-monooxygenase-like — translation MAPLVVLDQLVGGSPAAVAFLQLLFPLLLLLLLLRYFAAGGGAGSGARLPPSPPGGLPLIGHAHLVGALPHVSLRRLAARRRGCADLMTVRLGAVPTLVASSARAARAVLRTHDQALASRARSACGDVLTYGPSDVVFAPYGEGWRRSKRLVTTHLLSAGKVQSHRAAREEEVELVINKIRDAAAAAPATVDMSEVLSKFTNDMVCRAVAGRTFRVEGRDRVFRELIDETFAVLGGFNLENLYPGLAKAAGGVLMWPARRRAERLRDRWDELLDKLIDQHTGEVAGHDDAGGDGEPESDFITVLLSVQQEYGLTRDNIKGILGNMFAAGTDTTYLVLEFAMAELMLHPEAMARLQAEVRRSTPRGQKLISEDDLAGMTYLKAVIKETLRLHPPVPLLLPHLSLEDCDDVDGGYTIPAGTAVLVNAWAIGRDPAVWDAAEEFMPERFIRMGDIGGVDFRGMDFQFLPFGSGRRICPGINFALASIEIMLANLVFHFDWELPAGGGGTVDMSEVFGLTLCRKEKLLLNPRPLDG, via the exons ATGGCTCCACTAGTCGTTCTTGATCAGCTcgtcggcggctcgccggcggcggtggcgttccTCCAACTgctcttccctctcctcctgctcctcctgctgctgcgctacttcgctgcgggcggcggcgcaggctcgGGCGCCAGGCTCCCTCCGTCCCCGCCGGGCGGGCTGCCGCTGATCGGCCACGCCCACCTCGTCGGCGCGCTCCCGCACGTCTCgctgcgccgcctcgccgcgcggcggcgcgggtgcgcGGACCTCATGACGGTCCGCCTCGGCGCCGTCCCGACGTTGGTGGCCTCGtcggcgcgcgccgcgcgggccgTGCTGCGCACGCACGACCAGGCGCTCGCGTCGCGGGCGCGCTCCGCCTGCGGGGACGTGCTCACCTACGGCCCGTCGGACGTCGTGTTCGCGCCCTACGGCGAGGGGTGGCGCCGGTCGAAGCGGCTGGTCACCACGCACCTGCTCAGCGCCGGGAAGGTCCAGtcccaccgcgccgcccgcgagGAGGAGGTCGAGCTGGTGATCAACAAGATCcgtgacgcggcggcggccgcgccggcgacggTGGACATGAGCGAGGTCCTGAGCAAGTTCACCAACGACATGGTGTGCCGCGCGGTGGCGGGGCGGACGTTCCGGGTGGAGGGCCGGGACAGGGTGTTCCGGGAGCTCATCGACGAGACTTTCGCCGTCCTGGGTGGGTTCAACCTGGAGAACCTCTACCCTGGCCTCGccaaggcggccggcggcgtgctcaTGTGGCCGGCGCGTCGCAGGGCCGAGAGGCTAAGGGACCGGTGGGACGAGCTCCTCGACAAGCTGATCGACCAGCACACGGGCGAGGTTGCCGGCCATGACGATGccggtggcgacggcgagccggAGAGTGACTTCATTACCGTGCTGCTCTCCGTGCAACAGGAGTATGGgctcaccagagacaacatcaagGGCATCCTGGGA AACATGTTTGCAGCAGGCACGGACACGACATACCTGGTCCTAGAGTTCGCCATGGCCGAGCTCATGCTGCACCCGGAAGCCATGGCCAGGCTACAAGCTGAGGTGAGGAGGAGCACACCCAGGGGACAGAAGCTCATCAGCGAAGACGATCTCGCCGGAATGACCTATCTGAAAGCTGTGATCAAGGAGACGCTCCGTTTACACCCGCCGGTGCCGCTGCTCCTCCCGCACCTGTCCCTGGAGGACTGcgacgacgtcgacggcggctaCACCATTCCTGCCGGCACGGCCGTGCTCGTCAACGCCTGGGCCATCGGTCGGGATCCCGCGGTGTGGGatgccgcggaggagttcatgcCGGAGAGGTTCATCCGCATGGGCGACATCGGCGGCGTCGACTTCCGAGGGATGGATTTCCAGTTCTTGCCGTTTGGATCGGGGCGCAGGATTTGCCCGGGGATAAACTTTGCATTGGCCTCCATTGAAATCATGTTGGCGAATCTTGTGTTCCACTTCGACTGGGAGCTGCCTGCTGGCGGTGGAGGTACAGTGGATATGAGCGAGGTGTTTGGGCTGACCTTGTGTCGCAAAGAGAAGCTTTTACTCAACCCAAGGCCACTGGATGGGTGA
- the LOC120680647 gene encoding nod factor hydrolase protein 1-like codes for MAASSSAASNLLAIAMAAVVSLSLAAPSAPAPGSTATVRAGFYLAAAARLSPLDALDASLYTHLYYSALAVHPTTRKLALPADPDQAGLLAAFSPALKSRNRALRTLLSVGADAGTGSQSQTDPAFASMAADPASRAAFFAAAVALARGSGFDGLDVAWRFPASAVEMADFGFLVCEWRAAAPPRFLLTATVYFSSHVFDAPQPGVDYPSEAVARCLDWVNVVAFGLRARGAGATAFDAPLYDRASHFSASYGVVSWIDAGVPAGKLVMGLPLYGRSWFLRNKANSGVGAPVVAAGPKQRGSNATGVMSYAEVQKLAAAGGGGGGPRRAVTTTYDNASVASYLSVGDVWVAFDGAAVVAEKLAFAARRGLLGYFLWPVNYDDANLTVSRTASEAWMQNQISSSSRNGTGVRQPVRLPPALRSPAGTPGPVPAPTSAAASWLPWTKLNAFLNFGLLILVWCLS; via the exons atgGCGGCGTCGTCATCCGCCGCCAGCAATCTCCTCGccatcgccatggccgcggtggtctcgctctcgctcgccgcgccgtcGGCTCCTGCGCCGGGGTCGACGGCGACGGTGCGCGCCGGGTTCtacctcgccgcggccgcccgcctCAGCCCGCTCGACGCGCTCGACGCCTCCCTCTACACGCACCTCTACTACTCGGCCCTCGCCGTGCACCCCACCACCCGCAAGCTCGCGCTCcccgcggacccggaccaggcgggcctcctcgccgccttcTCCCCGGCGCTCAAGTCCAGGAACCGCGCGCTCCGGACCCTTCTCTCCGTCGGCGCCGACGCGGGGACGGGCTCCCAGTCCCAGACCGACCCGGCGTTCGCCTCcatggccgcggacccggcgTCCCGCGCGGCGTTCTTCGCCGCGGCCGTCGCGCTCGCCCGCGGCAGCGGCTTCGACGGGCTCGACGTCGCGTGGCGGTTCCCGGCGTCCGCGGTCGAGATGGCCGACTTCGGCTTCCTCGTCTGCGagtggcgcgccgccgcgccgcccaggTTCCTGCTCACCGCCACGGTCTACTTCTCCAGCCACGTCTTCGACGCGCCGCAACCCGGCGTCGACTACCCGTCCGAGGCCGTGGCGAGGTGCCTCGACTGGGTCAACGTCGTCGCCTTCGGGCTCCGCGCGCGGGGCGCCGGCGCCACGGCCTTCGACGCGCCGCTCTACGACCGGGCGTCCCACTTCTCGGCGAGCTACGGCGTCGTGTCGTGGATCGACGCGGGCGTGCCGGCGGGCAAGCTGGTCATGGGCCTCCCGCTCTACGGCCGCTCGTGGTTCCTGCGCAACAAGGCCAACAGCGGCGTCGGCGcgcccgtcgtcgccgccgggccCAAGCAGCGCGGGAGCAACGCCACCGGCGTCATGTCCTACGCCGAGGTCCAGAagctcgccgcggccggcgggggcggcggcggtcctcgCCGCGCGGTCACCACGACGTACGACAACGCGTCCGTCGCGTCCTACCTGTCCGTGGGCGACGTCTGGGTCGCCTTCGACGGCGCGGCCGTCGTCGCCGAGAAGCTCGCCTTCGCTGCGCGGCGCGGCCTGCTCGGCTACTTCCTGTGGCCGGTGAACTACGACGACGCCAACCTCACGGTGTCCAGAACAG CATCAGAGGCGTGGATGCAGAACCAGATCTCGTCGAGTTCCAGGAACGGCACCGGCGTCAGGCAGCCGGTGCGGTTGCCACCGGCTCTCCGGTCGCCTGCGGGAACGCCTGGACCGGTGCCGGCGCCGACGTCTGCGGCGGCCTCATGGCTGCCTTGGACGAAGCTTAACGCATTTTTGAATTTTGGGTTGCTAATTCTCGTGTGGTGTTTGTCGTAG